The proteins below come from a single Ictidomys tridecemlineatus isolate mIctTri1 chromosome 8, mIctTri1.hap1, whole genome shotgun sequence genomic window:
- the LOC144365938 gene encoding uncharacterized protein LOC144365938 — MATLSQEEERPPQAAPHSFQVSVQEGEQLGSRSLRFQRRKAGERGSEPAQGSSFPELQSAALRTVGRREGGAQCSPGEHQEGVECSPVLPHPPREHQEGVECSPVLPRPPREHQEGVECSPVLPCPPREHQEGVECSTVLPRPPREHQEGVECSPVLPHPPREHQEGVECSPVLPHPPREHQEGVECSTVLPRPPREHQEGVECSPVLPCPPREHQEGVECSTVLPGPPREHQEGVECSPVLPRPPREHQEGVECSPVLPHPPREHCTLRPWNTVFLQGLGNLHLLPAPHPAPGLCSPLNEGWRVQAQPSCGFWTQRQSSRGGEAQAHV, encoded by the exons GCCGCACCTCATAGTTTTCAAG TGAGCGTCCAAGAAGGGGAGCAGCTGGGTAGCAGGAGCCTGAGGTTTCAGAGAAGAAAAGCCGGTGAGAGGGGCTCGGAGCCAGCCCAAGGCAGCAGCTTCCCAGAGCTGCAGAGCGCAGCACTGAGAACggtgggcaggagggaaggaggagcccAGTGCAGCCCTGGGGAGCACCAGGAGGGGGTGGAGTGCAGCCCTGTCCTGCCCCACCCACCCAGGGAGCACCAGGAGGGGGTGGAGTGCAGCCCTGTCCTGCCCCGCCCACCCAGGGAGCACCAGGAGGGGGTGGAGTGCAGCCCTGTCCTGCCCTGCCCGCCCAGGGAGCACCAGGAGGGGGTGGAGTGCAGCACTGTCCTGCCCCGCCCACCCAGGGAGCACCAGGAGGGAGTGGAGTGCAGCCCTGTCCTGCCCCACCCGCCCAGGGAGCACCAGGAGGGAGTGGAGTGCAGCCCTGTCCTGCCCCACCCGCCCAGGGAGCACCAGGAGGGAGTGGAGTGCAGCACTGTCCTGCCCCGCCCACCCAGGGAGCACCAGGAGGGAGTGGAGTGCAGCCCTGTCCTGCCCTGCCCGCCCAGGGAGCACCAGGAGGGGGTGGAGTGCAGCACTGTCCTGCCAGGCCCGCCCAGGGAGCACCAGGAGGGAGTGGAGTGCAGCCCTGTCCTGCCCCGCCCGCCCAGGGAGCACCAGGAGGGGGTGGAGTGCAGCCCTGTCCTGCCCCACCCGCCCAGGGAGCACTGCACCCTTCGCCCCTGGAACACTGTGTTCCTTCAAGGCCTGGGAAACCTTCatctcctcccagctccccaccctgctccaggcctctGCTCCCCACTAAATGAGGGCTggagggtccaggcccagcccagctGCGGGTTTTGGACTCAAAGACAAAGCTCAAGAGGTGGAGAAGCACAGGCTCACGTGtga